From the genome of Mastomys coucha isolate ucsf_1 unplaced genomic scaffold, UCSF_Mcou_1 pScaffold6, whole genome shotgun sequence, one region includes:
- the Sostdc1 gene encoding sclerostin domain-containing protein 1 gives MLPPAIHLSLIPLLCILMKNCLAFKNDATEILYSHVVKPVPAHPSSNSTLNQARNGGRHFSSTGLDRNSRVQVGCRELRSTKYISDGQCTSISPLKELVCAGECLPLPVLPNWIGGGYGTKYWSRRSSQEWRCVNDKTRTQRIQLQCQDGSTRTYKITVVTACKCKRYTRQHNESSHNFESVSPAKPAQHHRERKRASKSSKHSLS, from the exons ATGCTTCCTCCTgccattcatctctctctcattccccttCTCTGCATCTTGATGAAAAActgtttggcttttaaaaatgatgcCACAGAAATCCTTTATTCACATGTGGTTAAACCTGTTCCAGCACACCCCAGCAGCAACAGCACCTTGAATCAAGCCAGGAATGGAGGCAGGCATTTCAGTAGCACTGGACTGGATCGCAACA GTCGAGTTCAAGTGGGCTGCAGGGAACTGAGGTCCACCAAATACATTTCGGATGGCCAGTGCACCAGTATCAGCCCTCTGAAGGAGCTGGTGTGCGCGGGCGAGTGCTTGCCCCTGCCGGTGCTTCCCAACTGGATCGGAGGAGGCTACGGAACAAAGTACTGGAGCCGGAGGAGCTCCCAGGAGTGGCGGTGTGTCAATGACAAGACTCGCACCCAGAGAATCCAGCTGCAGTGTCAGGACGGCAGCACACGCACCTACAAAATCACCGTGGTCACGGCGTGCAAGTGCAAGAGGTATACCCGGCAGCACAACGAGTCCAGTCACAACTTTGAAAGCGTGTCGCCAGCCAAGCCCGCCCAGCACCACAGAGAGCGGAAGAGAGCCAGCAAATCCAGCAAGCACAGTCTGAGCTAG